In Nicotiana tabacum cultivar K326 chromosome 19, ASM71507v2, whole genome shotgun sequence, one DNA window encodes the following:
- the LOC107817513 gene encoding germin-like protein subfamily 1 member 20: protein MALKLFVLTIGILAIVSSISHAYDPSPLQDFCVAVNDSMAAVFVNGKICKDPKVVNADDFFKSGLNIPGNTSNQVGSAVTAVNVGNLPGLNTLGISLVRIDYAPYGLNPPHTHPRAAEILVVLEGTLYVGFVLSNPGPNMKNKLFTKILKPGDVFVFPIGLIHFQFNIGKTTAVAFAGLSSQNPGVITIANAVFGSDPPINDDVLAKAFQVDKKVINYLQSQFWWDNN from the exons ATGGCTCTCAAGTTGTTTGTATTAACCATTGGCATTTTGGCTATTGTCTCTTCAATAAGCCATGCATATGATCCTAGTCCTTTACAAGATTTTTGTGTTGCTGTTAACGACTCTATGGCTGCTG TTTTCGTGAATGGAAAAATATGCAAGGATCCAAAGGTTGTCAATGCTGATGACTTCTTCAAATCAGGCCTAAACATACCTGGAAATACTTCAAATCAAGTTGGATCAGCTGTAACTGCTGTGAACGTCGGGAACTTACCTGGACTTAACACTCTAGGCATTTCATTAGTTCGTATTGATTATGCACCATATGGTCTCAACCCACCTCATACTCACCCTAGAGCAGCTGAGATTCTTGTTGTACTCGAGGGTACTCTCTATGTCGGTTTTGTCCTTTCAAATCCCGGACCAAATATGAAGAACAAACTCTTTACAAAGATTCTAAAACCTGGAGATGTGTTCGTTTTTCCAATAGGtctcattcattttcagtttaaCATTGGAAAGACGACGGCTGTTGCATTTGCTGGACTCAGCAGTCAAAATCCAGGAGTTATCACTATTGctaatgcagtttttggctcagatCCACCAATTAATGACGATGTCCTCGCCAAAGCATTCcaagttgataagaaagtgatcaatTATCTTCAATCACAATTCTGGTGGGACAACAACTAA